A genomic segment from Nicotiana tabacum cultivar K326 chromosome 9, ASM71507v2, whole genome shotgun sequence encodes:
- the LOC142164005 gene encoding uncharacterized protein LOC142164005: MAAPPNFEEGQSIYRPPRFNGQYYGWWMTKMHDFIMAEDSELWDVICDGPFVPMKTIGEPAVTVPKTRKEYNDVDSKAIEKHFRAKKILVCGISPDEYNRISFCQTAKEIWEALQIAHEGKTQVKQSKIDMLTTEYELFRIKDDESIQDIHTRFTSIINELHSLGEIIPRNKLVRIILSVLPGSWESKVNTIIEAKDLQKLTIDKLIGNMKTYEMKKKKGREIREPKRENNLVLKTDNNDSSGEDADMAYLTNGFQKMVRRNGGITKKGSSSKPKVYDLCHKYKIAKRNPVPDGRFKRKDIADNVVKQALASWGDSSNESGEEDEQGDNSMMAVESEAAEYDSIFAVMEKSDDDEDDDDINFLDVQRNLKSYSQKKLISLANILIDIYHNLINDKNVLNVELGEVQHERDDLIVVVVDLKETIEGAVKGSSQRWYMDSGCSKHMTGSIDDFLSLKAL, from the exons ATGGCcgctccaccaaactttgaagaaggtcagTCAATCTACAGACCGCCAAGATTCAATGGACAATATTACGGATGGTGGATGACAaagatgcatgattttatcatggctgaggatTCTGAGCTCTGGGATGTCATATGCGATGGCCCCTTCGTTCCCATGAAGACCATTGGGGAACCAGCAGTGACAGTTCCAAAAACTAGGAAAGAGTACAACGATGTTGATAGCAAAGCTATAGAGAAACACTTTCGAGCAAAAAAGATCCTCGTTTGTGGTATTAGTCCAGACGAGTATAACAGAATCTCTTTCTGTCAAACCGCCAAGGAGATCTGGGAGGCTCTCCAAATAGCACATGAAGGAAAAACTCAAGTTAAGCAGTCAAAGATCGACATGCTCACTACTGAGTATGAACTATTCAGGATAAAGGATGATGAGTCCATTCAGGACATCCATACTCGATTCACCTCCATTATCAATGAGCTCCACTCTCTAGGAGAAATCATTCCAAGAAACAAACTTGTCAGGATAATACTTAGCGTATTACCTGgctcttgggaaagcaaagtcAATACCATCATAGAGGCAAAAGATCTTCAAAAGCTGACCATTGATAAACTCATTGGTAATATGAAGacttatgaaatgaagaagaagaagggccGTGAAATAAGAGAACCCAAAAGGGAGAATAACCTGGTCCTCAAGACAGACAACAATGACTCAAGTGGTGAGGATGCTGACATGGCCTACCTGACAAATGgatttcagaaaatggttcgcAGGAATGGAGGCATTACAAAAAAGGGCAGCTCTAGCAAACCAAAAGTTTATGACTTGTGTCATAAAT ATAAAATAGCCAAGAGAAACCCGGTTCCTGACGGGAGATTCAAAAGAAAAGATATTgctgacaatgttgtgaaacaagctcttgctTCATGGGGAGATTCTTCCAATGAATCTGGGGAAGAAGATGAACAAGGTGACAactccatgatggcagttgaaagCGAAGCAGCTGAATATGACTCTATCTTTGCCGTGATGGAAaaatctgatgatgatgaagatgatgatgatataAACTttctagacgttcaaagaaatttgaagtctTACTCTCAAAAGAAGCTTATATCCTTGGCCaatattttaattgatatttatcataatcttataaatgataaaaatgtgtTAAATGTGGAACTAGGAGAGGTACAACATGAGAGAGATGATCTGATAGTTGTAGTGGTTGACCTAAAAGAGACCATTGAG